Sequence from the Pelomicrobium methylotrophicum genome:
GACCCCACCCGCGCCACCGCCGGCCTTCGGCCGGCCTACACCGGCGAGAAGCTTTCGCTCAACTTCCAGAATGTGGAAGTGCGGGCCGTGTTACAGGTGATCGCCGACTTCACCGGCCTCAACATCGTGGTCAGCGACTCAGTGGCGGGAAGCCTGACGTTGCGACTCAAGGACGTCCCCTGGGACCAGGCCCTGGACATCATCCTCCAGGCGAAAGGGCTGGATAAGCGGCGGGAGGGCAACGTGCTGCTGGTGGCGCCCCGCGACGAGATCGCCGCGCGGGAAAAGCTGCAGCTGGAGGCGCGGCAGCAGATCGCGGAGCTGGAACCCACCGTCACCGAGAGCTTCCAGCTCAACTACCAGAAGGGCGAGGACGTCAAGAAGATCCTGAGCGACCCGGCCCAGAAGATCCTGTCCAAGCGCGGCAGCGCCGTGGTCGACCCGCGGACCAATACCCTGTTCGTCCAGGACACGCCGACCAAGCTGGACGAAATCCGCGCCCTCATCCGCAAGATCGACGTGCCGGTGCGGCAAGTGATGATCGAGGCACGCATCGTGGAGGCTAGGGACGACTTCGCGCGCAACCTGGGCGTGCGGCTGGGCTACCAGTCGGGTAGCAGGAGAGTGTTGCCACTCCCCCGCCCCCTAAGAACCGTGCGTGCGAGTTTCCCCGCACACGGCTCAAGCCTCTGCAAAGCCCCCTTTAACGGGAGCCAGCAGTTCACCGTTACCTCGGCTGTGGACCTGTCGGTGACAGTTTGGATGAAGGAGCTTCAGGTTGGTCAGTATTTCCGTTCCACCCAGCGACCTCGGGAGAACGTGATGAATATTCCACCACGTTTCCTTTGTGATCTTCTGTTCGCAGACCGGACATATTCCTTCCTGAATGTACCAAAGGGTTCGCAGTTTCCTACGTCCTTTCAGGTCGGAGTACATGATTCGCGCTTGGCGCTCCTCGAAGTACTCCTCCCATTTCGGATCATATGGGTTTGCTTCCCCTTTGATCTTGACGTGGCGTCGAATTGGAGTGTCGGAAGCTGTTGCCAGCCTCATCCTCCTTTCTTCACCGTCGTCTTTCTTCACTTTCGCTGCAAACACCCAGTTCCGGTTGTACGATTTCACTTGGATTTTTCCTTCGACAAGACTTTCCTTTCGGAATGTCTCTGTCTTCCAGTACTTCTCCCTGATCCATCGTCTTCCCTTACCTGGGTGCCTCCGACAGGCCCATGACCAGAGCTGCTTCCAGATGACGTTGTCCACCTTACCGAAGGTTTCTTTCGCCACCTGGTTTTGGTGATAGTTCGCCCAACCCCGGATGACCGGGTTGAGGAGTCCTATCAGGTTTTCCTGCTTTGCCTGTTTGTTGGCTTTGATGATCCCCCGGACTTTCCGCAGGAACGCTTGCACGTTCTTTTTCGCGGGTTTGATGAGTAGTTTCCCATCATATTTGCGGATATTCCATCCGAGGAAATCGAACCCCTCTTCTATATGCACGATCTTGGTCTTTTCAGGGGACAGGGTTAGACCCCTTATCCTGAGGAATTCCTCGATCAATGTCTTCGCTTCTTCCAGAACCTCTTTTGAGGCACCTGTGACCACGAAATCATCCGCATATCGAATCAGGTTGACCTTGTTCTTTCTGGAGTTCCGGCTATTGGGTTCGCCGAAGCGTTCCCGTAGTTTTCTTTCCATTCCGTCCAAGGTCATGTTCGCCAGTACGGGCGAGATGATCCCGCCTTGCGGTGTACCCATTTCGGTTGGGAACCATTGCCCTTTCCAGACAAAACCGGTTTTCAGCCATTTCCGCAGAATCGCCTTGTCCGTAGGGATGTTGGCGATCAACCAGTCATGGCTGATGTTGTCAAAGCAACCGGAGATATCCGCGTCCAAGACCCATTGAGCCGATTTGCTCTTGGCTAGTGCTGAATAGCACTGAACCGCCGCATCCCGGCTCGCCCGCATGGGTCGAAACCCATACGAGTTTGGGTCGCCTGTGGTTTCCGCGACTGGTTCCAGTGCGAGCAGGTATAGCGCCTGCATCGCTCTGTCTTTCATTGTCGGGATTCCCAGGGGACGCTTCTTCCCGTTCGCTTTCGGGATATATACCCGCCTCAGCGGTTGCGGGCGATACCCTCGCCGCTTGAGGGACATTACAGCTTTGGCCTTCAGCTCCGGAGTATCCCAGGTTTCCCCATCTACGCCCGGAGTTTTCTTGCCTTGGTTTTCGGTGACTCGTTTCACAGCAATTGCCTTACCGTAAAACGAGTGGGTCAGGAGCCATTGCAAGGCTTTCGCCTTGCGCCAGCGCCTTTCCCGGACTGCCTTCGCAATACGCGTTTGCAGCCTCCTAACCGTCCGGTGTGCCGTGGCCCAGTCAATGCTGTGCCAGTCCACCGTCCGGCCGGAGGCCGCATCAACCTTTTGCATGGTCGTCATTTGCTTGTCCTCCGTTCAGAAGGTTCTACATACTCTCTTGCGAAGAGAGACCAGCAGGAAGTCTGCCCGCTTTCGCGTGGGATGATGTCAGGTTTCCCCTTAATCCCTATCCGACCCATTACAGGCCGGCGTTCGCTTTCTCCTGCTTCCCTTACCCGCATCCCCAACAGTTTTCCTTACGGTCGACCTGCCCTTGCGGGCGGAGATACGGGCTTACCGTGTTTCACGTGAGTGACAATGGACGGTTAGGCGGCGCCTTTCTCCCGGTGGGTCTACATCCTCTGCTCAGCAATAGTCAAATGCTAAGACTTGCCCACTTGCCATTTTGGCTCAAGCCTATCAGCGCCTTTGGCTTGTTTCCGGTTACGGGATTTACCAGCACTTCGCATATGCTCGCCATACGTCCAAGCCTAGCCCCCTGACGCGTGACGCTCGCGTCTCCGTTTTGCCCTCGCGGGTTCGACTTCATCCTTTCGGAATGGGGTACATTGTCGAGTGGGCTTCATACAGACTAGTTGCCCAGTCCGCATGCCGCTCTAGGCTACTACTGGAGGAACAGTAGGTTTCGTCCAAGGTTTCCCTTGTGAAACAATCACTTACGCGACCTCACGTCGCACTGACCTCACCGGAAGGGGGTTCGGCACCGGCGTCGGCAGCTCCCGGGGTTTGGTCGGCGCTCGGTTGGAAGAGACCGCTTTCCGCACCGGCCAGATCAGCGTTCCGACGCCGACCTTGAACGATTTCACCAACGTGAACCTTCCTGCCGCGGGCATCGGCGCGTTTAATGCGGGCGCCTTCTCACTGCTGCTGTTCAACGAAGCGGCCACCAAGTTCCTGAACCTGGAGCTCACCGCCTTGGAAGCGGACAACCGGGGCAAGATCATCTCCAGCCCGCGGGTGGTCACCGCCGACCAGGTCGAGGCCACCATCGAGCAGGGCACCGAGATCCCGTACCAGCAGGCCACCGCGAGCGGCGCCACCAGCGTGGCGTTCAAGAAGGCGACGCTCTCGCTCAAGGTGAAGCCGCAGATCACTCCCGACGAGAACGTCATCATGACCCTCAACGTCAACAAAGACAGCCAAGGGGTGAATACGCCGGCCGGCCCGGCCATCAACACGAAGCAGATCTCCACCCAGGTGCTGGTGGAAAACGGCGGCACGGTGGCAATTGGCGGCATCTACGAGCAAGAGCGGCGCAACGATGTCACCAAGGTTCCCGTGCTGGGTGACCTGCCGGTGGTGGGAAGCCTGTTCCGCAACACCGCCAGGCTGGACAACCGCTCCGAGCTGCTCATCTTCGTCACGCCGCGGATCCTGAAAGAGTCGGCTCTCCTGCGCTGAGCCTGCCCCAAGGCGGCCAGGGGCCGGGCGGGGTCCCGGCCTTGTGGTGGCGGTCCGTCCCGGCGTGTCCGGCCTCCAGGGTTGGCGGCGTTGGGATAAAATCGGGCGATGCTGCCGAGCTGCAACATTTTTCTGGTCGGCCTGATGGGCGCGGGGAAGACCACCGTGGGAAGGCTGTTGGCCAGACACCTGGGCAAGGTTTTCGTCGATGCCGATCACGAGCTCCAGAAGCGCACCGGGGTGGCGATCCCGGTGATCTTCGAGATCGAAGGGGAAGAGGGCTTCCGCACCCGCGAGGCTGCGCTGTTGCGGGAGCTGACGCAGCTCGAGAACGTGGTGCTCGCCACCGGCGGCGGTGCGGTGTTGCGGCCCGAGAACCGGGCGTTGCTGAAGTCGCGCGGAACCGTGATTTATCTGCGCGGGTCGATCGAGGACCTGTGGGCGCGCACGCGCCACGACCGCAGCCGGCCGCTGCTTCAGACGGACGATCCCAAGGCGCGGTTGACCCAGCTCTTGAGCGAGCGGGACCCCCTGTACCGCGAAGTGGCCGACTTCATCATCGACACGAGCCGGGGAAGCGCCCATGCCTTGGTGCGGCGGATCGAAAGGAGGCTGCGCCACGCCGCCAGGCCGGATACCGCCGATACCCTCCAGGCCGATGCAGACGCTTAACGTCGCCCTGGGCGAGCGCAGTTATCCGATCCACGTGGGATCGGGACTGCTCACTGACCCCCGCTGGTTTGCCGCCCTTGCGCCCGCAAGGCGAGCGGCGGTGGTCACCAACACGACGGTGGGCCCGCTCTACCTCGCACGCCTGCGGCAGACCCTGGAGGCGCTGGGGATCGCGTGCGTCGAGATCGTCATTCCCGACGGGGAAGCGTTCAAGAATTGGGAGACGCTCCACCGCATCTTCGACGCGCTGCTCACGCACCGCTGTGAGCGCTCCACCCCCATCCTCGCCCTAGGGGGCGGCGTGGTGGGCGACATCGCCGGGTTCGCCGCCGCCACCTACCAACGGGGCGTGCCGTTCTACCAGGTCCCCACCACTTTGCTCGCCCAGGTGGACTCGTCCGTGGGCGGGAAGACCGCCATCAACCACCCCTTGGGCAAGAACATGATCGGCGCCTTTTATCAGCCGGGCGCGGTGATCGCGGACACCGACACCCTCGGCACCCTGCCGGAGCGGGAACTCAAAGCCGGTATGGCGGAGGTGATCAAGTACGGCCTGATCCGGGACGCCGAGTTCTTCGATTGGCTCGAGGCCAACATGGAGCGGCTGCTTGCGCGCGACGACGAGATGCTTGGCTTCGCCATCGTTCGCAGTTGCGCCAACAAAGCGCAGATCGTGGCGGCGGACGAGCGCGAAGCCGGGGTGCGGGCGCTTCTCAACCTGGGCCACACCTTCGGGCACGCCATCGAGACCGGGCTGGGCTACGGGGAGTGGCTGCACGGGGAGGCGGTGGCGGCCGGCACCGTGCTGGCGGCCGAGGTTTCCGCCCGGCTCGGGCTTCTTCCGCGGGAACACCTCGAGCGCCTGGTGGCCCTGTACCGACGCGCGGGACTCCCCACCCGGGCGCCGGACCTGGGGACAGAGCGCTACCTCGCCCTGATGGGCCACGACAAGAAGGTCCAGGAAGGCAAGATCCGCTTCGTGCTGCTCAAGCGCATCGGGGAAGCGTTCGTGAGCGCCGACGTCCCGCAGGCGGTGCTGGCGCAGGCGTTTGCGGCCTGCTGCGGCGATGGCTGAACTGGCTCCCTACGCCGCCCATCCCGACCGCTCCCGCGGGCGCCGTCATCCGGAACCCCCGCCCGTGGGCCGCAGCGAATACCAGCGGGACCGGGACCGCATCGTCCACTCCACCGCGTTTCGGCGGCTCGAGTACAAGACCCAGGTCTTCGTCAACCACGAAGGGGATCTCTTCCGCACCCGCCTCACCCACAGCCTGGAGGTGGCCCAGATCGGCCGCTCCATCGCCCGCAACCTGGGATTGAACGAGGATCTGGTGGAGGCCGTCGCCCTGGCCCATGATCTCGGCCACACCCCTTTCGGGCACGCCGGGCAAGAGGCGTTGAACAGCGCCATGAAAGACCACGGCGGGTTCGAGCATAACCTGCAGTCGCTGCGGGTGGTGGATCTTCTGGAAGAGCGCTACGCCGAGTTCGATGGCCTCAACCTCACTTTCGAGACCCGGGAAGGCATTCTCAAGCACTGCTCGCCCCAGAACGCCCTCCTGCTCGGCGACGTGGGCGCCCGGTTCCTGGACGGCAAGCAGCCGTCGCTCGAAGCGCAGCTCGCCAACCTGGCCGACGAAATCGCCTATAACAACCACGACGTGGACGACGGATTGCGGTCAGGGCTGCTGGAGCTGGAGCAGCTACGGCAGGTGCGCATGTTCGCCAACCACCTGGACGAGGTCCGGCGCGCCTACCCGGCCCTCACGGGCCGAAGGCTGATCCACGAGACGGTGCGGCGGATGATCAACACCCTGGTCACCGACCTGACGCGGCAGAGCCAGGCGCTCATCGCAAAGCACCGCCCGGCGAGTCTGGACGAGGTGAGGGAGTGTCCCCCTCTCATCGCCTTCAGCCCCGAAGTGGCCGAGCTCCAATGGGAGCTCAAGCACTTCCTGCGCACCCACCTCTATCAACACTACCGGGTCGCCCGCATGACGGCCAAGGCAAAGCGCATCATCCTGGATCTGTTCCAGGCCTTCGTGAACGAGCCGCGCATGCTGCCGCCGCAGTTCCAGGAAAAGGCCCAGAGGGATCGGCACCGGGCGGTGGCGGACTACATCGCCGGAATGACCGACCGGTTCGCCATTCGGGAGCACCAGCGCCTTTTCGCCGTGGGCGAGCTGCCCACCTGAAGAAAGTCCTGCGCCGGACCCGGTCGTCGGGGCTGTTTTGCAACGCAAAACCGAGTTGCTGGCCCTGCCATGACGGGTTACCATTTACCTCTTGCGCCTGATTTTCGAAGCGTCCTGGCAGGCGGCCGCCGATCCCGGGGACGGGGAAGCGCCCGGCGCTTATCCAGCGGCACCTTCTGCCGGGAAGCAACCCGAACGAGGTATGACGTGAGCGACGCGACACTCCCACCCCGACAGGGCCTTTACGATCCCGCACAGGAGCACGACGCCTGCGGCGTGGGCTTCATCGCCCATATCAAGGGGAAAAAATCCCACGCGATCATCGAACAAGGCCTTGAAATCCTCAAAAACCTCACCCACCGCGGCGCCGTCGGGGCCGACCCCAAGGCGGGGGACGGGGCCGGCATTCTGATCCAGATCCCGGACCAGTTTTTCCGCGAGGAGATGGCAAAGCAGGGGGTGCGGTTGCCGCCGCCCGGTCAGTACGGCGTGGGCATGGTGTTCCTCCCCCAGGAGCCCGCCTCGCGTCTCGCCTGCGAGTACGAAATCGAGCGAGCCATCAAGGACGAAGGCCAAGTCCTGCTCGGCTGGCGGGACGTGCCGCGGGATGCGTCGGTATTGGGCGAGTCGGTGAAAGCCATCGAACCGGTGATCCGTCAGGTGTTCATCGGCCGGGGCAAGGGCGTGACCGTCACCGACGCCCTGGAGCGCAAGCTCTACATCATCCGGCGCGTGTCGGGCAACGCCATTCGCGCGCTCAACCTTGCCCACGGCAAGGAGTTCTACGTGCCGTCCATGTCGGCGCGCACCATCGTGTACAAGGGGATGCTGCTCGCCCGGGACATCGCGAACTATTACCTGGAGCTCAAGGACCCGCGGGTCGCCTCGGCGCTGGCCCTGGTGCACCAGCGCTTTTCCACCAACACCTTCCCCACCTGGGAGCTGGCGCACCCCTTCCGCATGATCGCCCACAACGGCGAGATCAACACCCTGCGCGGCAACGTGAACTGGATCCGCGCCCGTCAACAGGCCATCAGCTCTCCCGTCCTCGGCAAGGATCTGGACAAGGTGTGGCCCCTGATCTACCCGGGCCAGTCCGACTCTGCGTCGTTCGACAACGCGCTTGAGCTCCTGGTGATGGGCGGCTACTCCCTCGCCCACGCCATGATGCTGTTGATCCCGGAGGCCTGGGAAGGCCACACCCTCATGGACCCGGCCCGACGGGCGTTCTACGAATACCATGCGGCCATGATGGAGCCATGGGACGGGCCGGCGGCGGTGGCCTTCACCGACGGGCGCCAGATCGGCGCGACGCTGGACCGCAATGGCCTGCGACCCGCCCGCTACCTGGTGACCGATGACGACCATGTGGTCATGGCCTCCGAGACCGGCGTGCTGCCGATCCCCGAAGAGAGAATCGTCAAGAAGTGGCGGCTGCAGCCCGGCAAGATGTTCCTCATCGACCTGGAAGCGGGCCGCATCATCGACGACAAGGAGCTCAAGGACACGCTCGCCGCGGCGCGCCCCTACCGCGAGTGGATCGACCGCATCCGCATCAAGTTGGACGAGCTGCCGGCACCGGCCGAGAAGCGGGAACCCGCCCGCGAGTCGTTGCTTGACCGCCAGCAGGCGTTCGCCTACACCCAGGAGGACCTCAAGTTCCTCCTGACGCCCATGGCGGTGAACGGCGAAGAAGCGGTGGGCTCCATGGGCAACGATAGCCCCCTGGCGGTGCTTTCCACAAAGAACAAGACGCTCTACCACTACTTCAAGCAGCTCTTCGCCCAGGTCACCAACCCGGCCATCGACCCCATCCGCGAAGAGCTGGTGATGTCGCTGGTGACCTTTATCGGTCCGAAGCCCAACCTGCTGGGCATCGACGAAATGAACCCGCCGCTGCGGTTGGAGGTGAGCCAGCCGGTGCTGGATTTCGACCAGATGGAAACCATCCGGCACATCGAGAAATACACCGACGGCAAGTTCAAGTCGTGCGAACTGGACATTACGTACCCGGTGGCCTGGGGCAAGGAAGCGATCGAGGCACGGCTCGCCAACTTGTGCGCCATGGCCGAGGACGCGGTGCGCTCGGGCTACACGATCCTCATCCTTTCGGACCGCAAGATGGATCGCGACCACGTGGCGATCCCGGCGCTCCTGGCGCTGTCCGCTATCCACCAGCACCTGGTGAACAAGGGGCTGCGCACCTCGACGGGGCTGGTCGTGGAGACGGGCTCCGCGCGCGAGGTGCACCACTTCGCCCTGCTCGGCGGCTACGGCGCGGAGGCCGTGCACCCCTACCTTGCCTTCGAGACCCTGATCGACATGGCCGAGAAGGGCCTGCTGGGGGACGTGGACGCCCACAAGGCGTGCAAGAACTTCATCAAGGCCGTGGGCAAGGGCCTGCGCAAGGTGATGTCCAAGATGGGCATCTCCACCTACATGTCCTACACCGGCGCCCAAATTTTCGAGGCCGTGGGCCTGGCGCGCTCGCTGGTGGACAAATACTTCACCGGCACCACCTCCACGGTGGAAGGCATCGGCGTGTTCGAGGTGGCGGAGGAGGCGATTCGCATCCACCGGGAAGCCTTCGGCGACGACCCGGTGCTGGCCCACGCCTTGGACGCTGGCGGCGAATACCACTTCCGCGTCCGCGGCGAGGAGCACATGTGGACGCCGGACGCTATCGCCAAGCTCCAGCATTCCACGAGGACCGGCTCCTACCAGACCTACAAGGAATATTCGAAGATCATCGACGATCAGTCGAAGCGGCTCATGACGCTGCGGGGTCTGTTTGAATTCCGCTTCGACAAAGTGACCCCGGTGCCGATCGAGGAAGTGGAGCCAGCCTCCGAGATCGTCAAACGCTTCTCCACCGGCGCCATGTCGCTCGGCTCCATTTCCACCGAGGCGCACACCACGCTCGCCATCGCCATGAACCGCATCGGCGGCAAGTCCAATACCGGCGAGGGCGGCGAGGACCGGCGCCGCTATGCGCCGGTCAAGGCGGGCGAAACCCTGATGTCGCGCCTGGGCCGCGAGCGCGTGGAAGTGGACATTCCTCTGCAGGAAGGCGATTCCCTCAAGTCCAAGATCAAGCAGGTGGCCTCGGGCCGGTTCGGCGTGACAGCGGAATACCTCTCTTCCGCCGAACAGATCCAGATCAAGATCGCGCAAGGCGCAAAGCCCGGCGAAGGCGGGCAGCTTCCCGGGCGCAAGGTGTCCGAGTACATCGCGGAGCTGCGCTATTCCACCCCCGGCGTGGAGCTCATCTCGCCGCCGCCGCACCACGACATCTATTCGATCGAGGACTTAGCGCAGCTCATCCATGACCTGAAGAATTCGAACCCCGAGGCTTCCATCAGCGTGAAGCTGGTCTCCGAGGTGGGCGTGGGCACCATCGCGGCCGGCGTGGCCAAGGCCAAGGCCGACCACGTCACCATCGCCGGCCACGATGGCGGCACCGGCGCTTCCCCCTGGTCCTCGATCAAGCACGCCGGGACTCCCTGGGAGCTGGGCCTGGCGGAGACCCAGCAGACGCTGGTCCTCAACCGGCTGCGGGGACGCATTGCGGTGCAGGTCGACGGCCAGATGAAAACCGGGCGCGACGTGGTGATCGGCGCCATCCTTGGGGCGGATGAGTTCGGCTTCGCCACCGCGCCGCTGGTGGTGGAAGGCTGCATCATGATGCGCAAGTGCCATCTCAACACCTGTCCGGTGGGCGTGGCGACGCAGGATCCGGTGCTGCGGCGGAAGTTCGAGGGCAAGCCCGAGCACGTGGTCAACTACTTCTTCTTCGTGGCCGAGGAAGTGCGCGAGCTGATGGCCCGGCTCGGCGTGCGCAAGTTCAACGACTTGATCGGCCGCACGGATCTGCTCGACATGCGCAAAGGCATCGACCACTGGAAAGCCAAAGGGTTGGACTTTTCCAGGATCTTCTACATGCCCCCGATGCCACCCGAGGTGGCGCGCTACAAGTGCGAGCAGCAGGACCACGGCCTCGAGCGGGCGTTGGATCACCGGCTGATCGAGCTCGCGCGACCGGCGCTGGAGCGCGGCGAGAAGGTGACCATCGAGATGCCGATCCGCAACATCAACCGCACGGTCGGCACGCTGCTCTCCAACGAGGTGGTCAAGCGTTACGGTCACGACGGGCTGCCGGACGACACCATCCACATCCGCTTCGCCGGCTCCGCCGGCCAAAGCTTTGGCGCATTCCTGGCGAACGGCATCACGCTGGAGCTGATTGGCGAGACCAACGACTACTGCGGCAAGGGACTGTCGGGCGGGCGCATCGTGGTTCAGCCTTCGCCCAAGTTCCGCGGCAATCCGTTGGAGAACATCATTACGGGCAACGTGGTGCTCTATGGCGCCATCTGCGGGGAGGCTTACTTCCGCGGGGTGGCGGGCGAGCGCTTTTGCGTGCGCAACTCGGGAGCTCACGCAGTGGTGGAAGGTGTAGGCGACCACGGCTGCGAATACATGACGGGCGGCACAGCCGTGGTCCTGGGCATGACCGGGCGCAATTTCGCCGCAGGCATGTCGGGCGGCATCGCCTACGTGCTGGACGTGGACGGCACCTTCGCCGATCGCTGCAACACGTCCATGGTGACGCTGGAGCCGGTGCTGGCGGAAGTCGAACAGGAAGCCAAGGTGCCCCGGGACATCTGGCACCTGGGACAATCCGACGAGGCGATTCTCAAGCGCCTGATCGACAATCACGCCCGTTATACCGGCAGCGCATGGGCGAAGCACATCCTCGGCGACTGGAATACGTTCCGCAGCAAATTCGTGAAAGTGTTCCCGAACGAGTACCGGCGCGCCCTCGGTGAACTGGCCGCCAAGGGCAAGCGCCTGGCGGCCTGAACATTGTCCACCGCTCAGGCGCGAGGAACATAGCAGAAGAGGTCTTTGTCCTCTTTGCGAGATTGCTTTGCGTGCGTGCGATTTGAGCCATACGGAATCGAAGTAGATGGGAAAGATCACCGGATTCATGGAGTACCAACGCCTGCAGGAGGCCGCCGAGCCGCCGCGGGAGCGCGTCCGCCACTATCGCGAGTTCATTCATCCCTTGAGCGACGAGGAGGCGGCCATCCAGGGCGCGCGCTGCATGGACTGCGGCATTCCCTTCTGCATGCAGGGTTGCCCCGTCAACAACATCATTCCCGACTGGAACGACCTGGTGTACCGGAGCCGCTGGCGCGAGGCCATCGAGACGCTGCACTCCACCAACAACTTCCCCGAGTTCACGGGCCGCGTCTGTCCGGCGCCGTGCGAGGAAGCGTGCACGCTGCGCATCAACAGCGATCCGGTAGGCATCAAGTCCATCGAGCATGCCATCGCCGACAAGGCGTGGGAGATGGGTTGGATCACGCCGCAGCCGCCCAAGCGCAAGACCGGCAAGCGGGTCGCGATCGTCGGCTCCGGACCAGCCGGTCTCGCCTGCGCCCAGCAGCTCGCCCGCGTGGGACACGATGTGGTGGTCTTCGAGAAGGCCGACCGCATCGGCGGGCTGCTGCGCTACGGTATCCCCGACTTCAAGCTGGAAAAGTGGCTCATCGACCGGCGCCTCGAGCAGCTGCGGGCCGAGGGCGTACAGTTCCGGCCCAACCACTATGTGGGGCCCGTCGACGGAAAGAAATGGGATGGCTCCGTCAGCGTGGTCGATCCGCGAGAGATCTTGGAGACATTCGACGCGGTCGTCCTGGCCGGCGGCGCCGAGCAACCCCGCGACCTGCCAATCCCGGGGCGCGAGCTGGAAGGCATCCACTTTGCCATGGACTTCCTGCCGCTCCAGAACCGCCGCGTGGCCGGCGACCAGAACGTGCCCGACCTCTGGGCCACCGACAAGCATGTGGTCATCATCGGCGGCGGCGACACGGGCTCCGACTGCGTGGGCACGGCCAACCGCCACGGGGCCAAGTCTATTACCCAGTTCGAGCTGTTGCCGATGCCGCCGGACGTGCAACGCAACCCAGTGTGGCCCTACTGGCCGGTGCGGCTGCGCACTTCCACTTCCCACGAGGAGGGCTGCAGACGGGAATGGGCCGTCTCCACCCAGCGGTTCATCGGCGAAAACGGCCGGGTGAAGGCGTTGGTGGCAGTGCGCGTCCATTGGGAGAAGGATCCGGCGACCGGCCAGATGAAGATGACCGAAATCCCGGGGTCGGAATTCGAGATCCCCGCCGATCTGGTGCTGCTCGCCATGGGTTTCGTGGGGCCGGTCCAGAAAGTCCTGGAGGGCTTCGGCGTCGAGCGGGATCCCCGCGGCAATGCCAAAGCGACCACCGACGGCCCGGGATGCTACCGCACCTC
This genomic interval carries:
- the gltB gene encoding glutamate synthase large subunit, which gives rise to MTGYHLPLAPDFRSVLAGGRRSRGRGSARRLSSGTFCREATRTRYDVSDATLPPRQGLYDPAQEHDACGVGFIAHIKGKKSHAIIEQGLEILKNLTHRGAVGADPKAGDGAGILIQIPDQFFREEMAKQGVRLPPPGQYGVGMVFLPQEPASRLACEYEIERAIKDEGQVLLGWRDVPRDASVLGESVKAIEPVIRQVFIGRGKGVTVTDALERKLYIIRRVSGNAIRALNLAHGKEFYVPSMSARTIVYKGMLLARDIANYYLELKDPRVASALALVHQRFSTNTFPTWELAHPFRMIAHNGEINTLRGNVNWIRARQQAISSPVLGKDLDKVWPLIYPGQSDSASFDNALELLVMGGYSLAHAMMLLIPEAWEGHTLMDPARRAFYEYHAAMMEPWDGPAAVAFTDGRQIGATLDRNGLRPARYLVTDDDHVVMASETGVLPIPEERIVKKWRLQPGKMFLIDLEAGRIIDDKELKDTLAAARPYREWIDRIRIKLDELPAPAEKREPARESLLDRQQAFAYTQEDLKFLLTPMAVNGEEAVGSMGNDSPLAVLSTKNKTLYHYFKQLFAQVTNPAIDPIREELVMSLVTFIGPKPNLLGIDEMNPPLRLEVSQPVLDFDQMETIRHIEKYTDGKFKSCELDITYPVAWGKEAIEARLANLCAMAEDAVRSGYTILILSDRKMDRDHVAIPALLALSAIHQHLVNKGLRTSTGLVVETGSAREVHHFALLGGYGAEAVHPYLAFETLIDMAEKGLLGDVDAHKACKNFIKAVGKGLRKVMSKMGISTYMSYTGAQIFEAVGLARSLVDKYFTGTTSTVEGIGVFEVAEEAIRIHREAFGDDPVLAHALDAGGEYHFRVRGEEHMWTPDAIAKLQHSTRTGSYQTYKEYSKIIDDQSKRLMTLRGLFEFRFDKVTPVPIEEVEPASEIVKRFSTGAMSLGSISTEAHTTLAIAMNRIGGKSNTGEGGEDRRRYAPVKAGETLMSRLGRERVEVDIPLQEGDSLKSKIKQVASGRFGVTAEYLSSAEQIQIKIAQGAKPGEGGQLPGRKVSEYIAELRYSTPGVELISPPPHHDIYSIEDLAQLIHDLKNSNPEASISVKLVSEVGVGTIAAGVAKAKADHVTIAGHDGGTGASPWSSIKHAGTPWELGLAETQQTLVLNRLRGRIAVQVDGQMKTGRDVVIGAILGADEFGFATAPLVVEGCIMMRKCHLNTCPVGVATQDPVLRRKFEGKPEHVVNYFFFVAEEVRELMARLGVRKFNDLIGRTDLLDMRKGIDHWKAKGLDFSRIFYMPPMPPEVARYKCEQQDHGLERALDHRLIELARPALERGEKVTIEMPIRNINRTVGTLLSNEVVKRYGHDGLPDDTIHIRFAGSAGQSFGAFLANGITLELIGETNDYCGKGLSGGRIVVQPSPKFRGNPLENIITGNVVLYGAICGEAYFRGVAGERFCVRNSGAHAVVEGVGDHGCEYMTGGTAVVLGMTGRNFAAGMSGGIAYVLDVDGTFADRCNTSMVTLEPVLAEVEQEAKVPRDIWHLGQSDEAILKRLIDNHARYTGSAWAKHILGDWNTFRSKFVKVFPNEYRRALGELAAKGKRLAA
- a CDS encoding glutamate synthase subunit beta, which codes for MGKITGFMEYQRLQEAAEPPRERVRHYREFIHPLSDEEAAIQGARCMDCGIPFCMQGCPVNNIIPDWNDLVYRSRWREAIETLHSTNNFPEFTGRVCPAPCEEACTLRINSDPVGIKSIEHAIADKAWEMGWITPQPPKRKTGKRVAIVGSGPAGLACAQQLARVGHDVVVFEKADRIGGLLRYGIPDFKLEKWLIDRRLEQLRAEGVQFRPNHYVGPVDGKKWDGSVSVVDPREILETFDAVVLAGGAEQPRDLPIPGRELEGIHFAMDFLPLQNRRVAGDQNVPDLWATDKHVVIIGGGDTGSDCVGTANRHGAKSITQFELLPMPPDVQRNPVWPYWPVRLRTSTSHEEGCRREWAVSTQRFIGENGRVKALVAVRVHWEKDPATGQMKMTEIPGSEFEIPADLVLLAMGFVGPVQKVLEGFGVERDPRGNAKATTDGPGCYRTSVPKVFAAGDMRRGQSLIVWAIREGRQCARAVDEFLMGRSELPR